One Paenibacillus sp. SYP-B4298 genomic window, GCCCATTCATTCCAGATGCGTACCCCATGCTCCTGCAAATAACGGACATTCGTATCGCCGCTCAAAAACCAGAGCAGCTCGTGAATGACCGACTTGAGATGAATACGCTTGGTCGTTACGAGCGGAAAGCCCTTGGACAGATCAAAGCGCAACTGGCGACCAAAGACAGAACGTGTTCCGGTGCCTGTGCGATCCTCCTTGTCCGTACCATTCTCCATAATATCCTGCAATAATTCCAAGTATGCCTTCATATGCACCTCACCCTAACTGTACGAATTCAATCTATACCCCTATCATACCATGCCTGTTGCTTGTTGTGCCTCCTGATTCCGCACAAACCAAAACGCATTGCTGGCGGCTCCCAGGTGAGTGCCTCGCCCTTACACGAGCGCAAGCCATTATAGCTGAATCATCCGCGGTCACCGCATCCACACTGTAGCAGCAGGCCACAGAACAGGGCGATCAGGAGGGACTGCGCCGCTGCGCACGTCGCTGCTTCCGCAGCTCATAACGCCCAGGAGCGCCGCTATGCAGACGCTTCTCCTCCTCCGTCTGCGGCACGGCCTGCGGGACGCGCTCCGGCTTGCCCGCGTCATCCAGCGCGACAAAGGTCAAGAACGCCGTCACTGTCAGCCGCCGCTCGCCCGTGAGCGGATTCTCGGAATGGACATTAACGACAACCTCCATCGAGCTGTTGTGCGTCCAGGTCACGTAAGCCACCAGCTCGATTACCTCGCCCAGCCGGATGGGCGCCACAAAGTCAAGACTGTCGCTGGATGCGGTCACAACCGCTCTGCGGGCATGGCGCATACTGGCAATCGCTGCGATCTTATCGATGTACTCCATCACCTTGCCGCCGAACATCGTGCCATGATGATTCGTATCTGACGGGAAGATCAACTGTGTCATCACGGTTCGCGATGCGTGGCATGGCTTGCTGTCCAGTTCCATTCCGATACCCCCTAAAGTGGAAACAAGGAGGTCCCTGACCGCTGCTGCGACCAAGGCCCTCCTGTTATGTTTTGCGTATAATGCCGCTTTATTTTACAATCGTGTGAATCGGATGACCAAGAGCAACCTCAGCGGCTTCCATCGCAATCTCGCCAAGCGTCGGGTGAGCATGGATGGTCAGCGCGATGTCCTCTACTGTAGCGCCCATCTCGATCGCCAGACCAAGCTCAGCGATCAGGTTAGATGCCTCGATGCCAGCGATTTGCGCGCCTAGCACAAGACCATTGTCCGCATCGGATACGATTTTCACGAAGCCCTCTGTTGCATTGAGCGACAACGCACGTCCATTGATAGCGAACGGGAAGCGTCCAACCTTCACATTATGGCCTTTGTCCTTCGCCTCTTGCTCGCTGTAGCCCACGCTTGCGCACTCTGGATCGGAGAAGACAACGAGCGGGATACATTTGTAGTCCACCTTGCTAGGCAGCCCAGCGATCGCTTCGGCAGCAACCTTCGCCTCATAGGAAGCTTTGTGCGCCAGTGCAGGGCCGGCTACGATGTCGCCAATCGCATAAATATGCGGGATGCTGGTACGGCATTGGTCGTCGACCTCGATCAGGCCGCGGTCGGTCATCTTCAGGTTGATCAGATCCAGCCCCAGCTCTCCATCCGTGTTCGGACGGCGGCCAACAGTGACCAGCAGATAGTCTGCTGTAATCTGTTTGTCTTCGCCATTGACGGTATAGGTTACGGTAACCTCGTTATCCGTCTGCTCTGCGCTCTTGGCTTGAGCGCCTGTTACGATCTCGACGCCTTGCGCCTTCAGCTTCTTCGCAACCAGCTTGGACATCTCCGTGTCGAAGCCTGGCAGAATCGAGCTTGTTCCTTCGATAACAGTCACTTGAGCGCCAAACTTGGAGTACATCTGTCCAAGCTCGATGCCGATATAGCCGCCGCCAATAACGACAAGGCTCTTAGGCACTTCCGGCAGCGACAGGGCGCCTGTCGAGGACACGATGCGTCCGCCGAATGGGAAAGCCTTCAGCTCGATCGGACGGGAGCCTGTAGCGATGATGCAGTTCTTGAAGCGATAGCGCGGCGCTTCCTGGTCGTTGAAGACGCGGGCTTCATTTTCATTGATGAACATTACTTCACCATTGAAATATTGCACCTTGTTGCCTTTCAGCAGGGAAGCAACACCGCCGGTCAGCTTTTTGACTACGCCGTTCTTGAACTCTTGCACTTTGCCGAAATCAACCGTTACGTTCTCCGCCTTGATGCCGAGAGCTTCCCCATGGGAAGCCGCCTCGTACTGATGCGCTGCAGAGATAAGCGCCTTGGAAGGAATACAGCCGACGTTCAAGCATACGCCGCCCACATATTCCTTATCAACGATCAGGACAGATTGTCCGAGCTGGGATGCGCGGATTGCAGCCGTATAGCCGCCAGGACCGGCACCAATTACCAATGTGTCAATATCTAATGAAGCGTCTCCTACTACCATACCCCTACACCTCCATTACAAGCAGCTCAGGGTCAGCGAGCAACTGCTTGATGTAGTTCATAAAGTTTTGAGCCGTAGCTCCATCGATCAGACGATGGTCAAAGCTTAAGGAAAGAGCCATTACAGGTGCTGCTACGATCGCGCCGTCCTTCACAACGGCCTTCTCCGAGATGCGGCCTGTGCCGAGAATCGCGACCTCAGGGAAGTTGATGACCGGTGTAAAGAACATGCCGCCAGCCGAACCAATATTGGTGATGGTCATCGTGCTGCCCTTAAGCTCATGAGGGGCAAGCTTGCCATCGCGTCCGCGTGTAGCCAGATCCTTGATCTCGCTGCCGATCATCCAGATGCTCTTACGGTCAGCATTCTCGACAACTGGAACGATCAGACCATTGTCCGTATCTGCCGCAATCCCAATGTTGTAGTATTTGCGCAGTACGATCTCCTGATTCGCTTCATCCAGCGTAGCATTCATGATCGGGAATTCGCGCAGCGCCGCAACCAACGCCTTCACGATGAATGGCAAGTAAGTGAGCTTAACGCCCTTCTTCTCCGCCAATGCCTTCGACTTGGAACGCAGCTCAACCAGCTTCGTCACGTCTACCTCGTCCATCAGCGTTACGTGAGGAGCAGTGTAGACCGACTTGGACATTGCGCCAGCGATGATCTTGCGGATGCCCTTGAATGGCAGACGTTCTTCCGGACGATCGCCAGCTTGCACAGCAACCGGAGCAGGCTTCGCAGCTCCTGCTTCCTTCGCCGCTACAGTTGCATTGTCAGCGGCTGCTGCTGGAGCAGCACTACCGCCAGCGGCCAGATGGTCAACATCCTCGCGGGTAATGCGATTGTTCTTGCCTGAGCCAGTTACGCCAGACAACTGAACGCCTTTCTCGCGAGCATACTTGCGAACGCTCGGAGTAGCCAGCACCAATCCGCCCTCTGCCGGAGCTTCTGCTGCTACCGGAGCGGCTGGAGCGGCCGGAGCCGCAGGTGCTGCTGCCTTCTCCTCTGCCTTAGGAGCTGCTGGAGCAGGCGCTGCCTCTTCATGTGCAGGTGCTGCCTGCTCAGGCACATCGCCCTCTGCATCGATGATGGCAACCACTTCGCCAACATGGCATACTTGGCCATCCTTGACCAGCACCTCTTGCACCTTGCCGTTTACCGGGCAAGGAACTTCGACGATTGCCTTGTCGTTCTGCACTTCCATAATGATATCTTCGTCTGTTACAGTATCTCCCGGCTTGATGTGCACTTTAATAATTTCGCCTTCGTGCAAACCTTCGCCCAGCTCTGGAAAACGATACTCAAATTTGGCCACCTTCGGTTCCCTCCTTACGAATCAATTAAAACTCAAGCACTTTCTTCACGTTAGCAATGATGCGAGCCGGAGATGGGAGCCATGCGTCTTCGATTTGGGCAAACGGATATACCGTATCCGGTCCAGCCACACGAAGCACCGGCGCCTCCAGGTGCAGAATCGCCTTCTCGTTAATTTGGGCAATAATCTCAGCGGCCGCGCCAGACGTTTTCTGTGCTTCCTGTACGACGATCGCACGGTTGGTCTTCTGAATCGAAGCCACGATCGTATCGATGTCCAGCGGAAGCAGCGTGCGCAGGTCGATAACCTCAGCCTTAATGCCTTCCTTCTCCAGCTCATCCGCCGCCTTGACTGCAGAATGAACCATCATGCCGTATGCGATAATCGTTACATCGCTACCCTCACGAACGACGTTTGCCTTGCCGATCGGCACTGTATAGTCATCCTCCGGCACTTCAGCGCGGAAGGCGTGATACAAGTTCAGATGCTCCATGAAGAAGACCGGATCATTGTCGCGGATCGCAGAGATCAGCAGCCCCTTCGCATCATATGGATTGGATGGCACGATAACTTTAATACCTGGTGTCTGAATCGCCAAGCCTTCCAGCGAATCGGTATGCAATTCAGCCGCTTTTACCCCGCCGCCAAATGGCGTTCTGAATACAATCGGGGAATTATAGCGTCCGCCAGAGCGGTAACGCATGCGCGCCGCCTGGATGAACATCTGGTCCAGCGCTTCATAGATAAAGCCTACGAATTGAATCTCTGCAACCGGGCGAAAGCCTTGGGTTCCCATCCCTACAGCCAGACCGGCAATCGCCGACTCCGCCAGCGGCGTGTCAAACACTCGATCCTCGCCAAACTCAGCCTGCAGCCCTTCTGTCGCGCGGAACACGCCGCCAACCTTGCCAACATCTTCACCGAATACGAGCACATTCGGGTCTTTTCTCAGCTCCACGCGCATCGCGTCGCGGATCGCTTCTTTCATATTCATTTGAGCCATGATGACGGTTCCCCCTTATTCAAAATCGGCTTTTTGCTCTTCCAAATGCTGCGGTGTCGTCTCGAACATCGAATCAATCAGTCCGGCAATCGTCATTTTCTCTGTTTGCTCGGCTTTCTTGATGTGTTCATTGACAGTCGCCTTCGCCTCTTCCTTCACACGCGCGGTCTCTTCCTCGGACCAGAGGCCTTTTGCTTCCAAAAACTTGCCGAAACGAACAAGCGGGTCCTTCAAAGCCCATTCAGCCTCTTCATCCTTTGTACGATACTTGGTTGTATCGTCTGCCATGGAGTGAGGACGGAAACGGTACGTCAAAATTTCGATCAGTGTCGCGCCTTCGCCGTTGCGTCCACGCTCGGCTGCTTCAGACACTGCTTTGTATACAGCCAGTACGTCCATACCGTCTACCTGCACGCCCTTAATGCCTGCGGCAATCGCCTTGTGCGCGATCGATGGCGCAGCCGTCTGCTTGGCGAAAGGCGTTGTGATTGCATAGCCGTTATTTTGTACAGCGTAAATGACAGGAAGCTTGAATACACCAGCAAAGTTAAGCCCCTCGTAGAAATCGCCCTCGGAGGAACCGCCGTCTCCTGTGTACGTAATAGCGACACGCTTCTCGCCGCGCTTCTTGAACGCCATGCCGAGGCCAGTCGCATGCAAAATCTGTGCGCCGATAATAATCTGCGGCATCAGCACATTGACATCTTCCGGAATCTGTCCGCCATGCTGATGTCCACGGGAGTACAGGAATGCCTGGTACAGCGGCAGGCCATGCCATACGAGCTGAGGCATATCGCGGTAGCCCGGACAAACATAGTCTTCTTTATTCAAAGCATATTCACTGCCCACCATCGACGCTTCCTGACCGGATACCGGCGCATAGAAGCCAAGGCGGCCTTGACGACCCAGGTTTACGGCACGCTCGTCCCAGGTGCGGGTAAATACCATGCGGTACATGATTTCTTTCAACTGCTCATCGCTGAGATCAGGCATTGCGTCTGGATTAATAATTTCCCCTTCAGGAGACAGAATAGAAAGCGGTGTAACCGGCTCTGTCTGAACCTCGTAAGGAAGCTTGGTCATGAACGTTCACCCCAATAAAGATATTTGAATATCAGATGTAGCTGTTATAGAATTATTATAAACCTGTTTAACTGAAATGGTCAAAAGAAATATCGAAAAAATCGTTATTTTATCTTATTTTTTCGTTCTAGCGATCCATTTTTGTTTGTAATACAGCAGCGTATCAACATATGGTACAGATTGATACAATAGCCGGAAAAACGCTGTCATTATGCCGTTTCCTCCCTATTGTTTACCCTGTTTTGCTGTAAACCATTCAAGCAAAGGAGAAAAGAATATGACCTCACCGCAATATTTGAAGCGCACAATTGTAAAGGAAACTGTAGTGTCCCGCTACCTGCCGGAGGGCTCGCGCGAGCTGCGCGTGTACCTGCCTCCGGGTTATAATGAAATTATTAGCTACCCCGTCATCTACTGCCAGGATGGCGAGGATTTTTTCAACTTTGGCCGCATTGCCACACTTGCCAACAAGCTCATCCTTGAAGCGGATATGGAACCCATCATTATCGTGGGCGTTGATGTGGACAAATCGAAACGAACAGCCGAGTATGCACCGGATGGCGACCGCCATGCCAGCTATATTCGCTTCTTCGTTGAAGAGATGATTCCTTATGTAGCCTCTCGATATACCGTCCGCGATGAACCCGGACAGGTTATTTTGGCCGGCGACTCGCTTGGCGCCACGGTTTCGCTCCATATCGCACTCGCTTACCCCGGCCGGTTTACGAAGCTGATTTCCTTCTCCGGCGCTTATTTCCCTGTCTCGCGGGAACTGACACGTCAGCATCCAGAGTCTCTTGAATGGCTGAAGCTGTTCATGACTGTCGGGCTGCAGGAGACCGCATTCGAGACGACAGACCGCGGCGTCTATGATTTTGTGGCGCTGAACCGCGACATGAAGGCCGTCCTAGAGAGCAAGGGTTCGGGCTTGACCTATATAGAGCGCGATGGCCTGCACCAATGGGGCTACTGGCAAAAGCAAGTTCCTGAGGCGCTGGAGTGGGCCTTCAATCCAACGGCTCTCTAATTAGAGCCAGCAGCTTGCGGCAGCCCGCCTCCACCATCTCGTACACCTCTTCAAAATTGCCTGTATAATAGGGATCCGGCACATCGGCAATGCCGCGCTGCGGCAGCAGATCCATGAACTTCATCGTCTTGGCTCGCGTACTGCCCTGCGGAAGCCATTGCCGGATGTCCTGCTCATTTTGACTGTCCATGCAAATGATATAATCAAATTCGGCATAATCCTCGCTGCGCACCTGGCGAGCCTTCATGCCTTCATATCCGATGCCGTAACCCTCCAGCAGCCTTCTGGTGCCCTCATGAGGCGGCTTGCCGATATGCCAGTCGCCTGTGCCCGCAGAGTCGATCTCAACTAGCTCCTCCAGCCCTTGCTGCTTCACCATATGACGAAGCACCGCCTCCGCCATCGGTGAGCGGCATATATTGCCCAGGCATACGAACAGCACCCGTTGCTTGGTGCCGATGGTTTCATTCACTTGCGTTGTCACTTCTGTTCATCTCCTGTCATCTGTTGGGACTTCTGCTTTGCCGCGGCAGCCAGCTTGAGCGAACGGCGCGGCAGCTTCCATCTGTAATGGACGGATAGCATACGGAAAATGATAATGAGTACGAACAACCCGAGCAGCTCCAGCGGAGTCTGCGCCCAGCCAAGGCCGATAATTACCCCGCCTACCATCGCCCAGACGGCATAAATCTCGTCGCGCAATACGAGCGGCTTGCGTCCAGCGAGCAGATCACGGATCATCCCGCCTCCAATGCCTGTCAGCACCGCTGCGACAATGACTGCGCTCACCGGCACCTTCATCGTAGTAGCCGCAAGCGCCCCCTGAATGGCGAAGGCGGACAGGCCGATCGCA contains:
- a CDS encoding acyl-CoA thioesterase — translated: MELDSKPCHASRTVMTQLIFPSDTNHHGTMFGGKVMEYIDKIAAIASMRHARRAVVTASSDSLDFVAPIRLGEVIELVAYVTWTHNSSMEVVVNVHSENPLTGERRLTVTAFLTFVALDDAGKPERVPQAVPQTEEEKRLHSGAPGRYELRKQRRAQRRSPS
- the lpdA gene encoding dihydrolipoyl dehydrogenase — encoded protein: MVVGDASLDIDTLVIGAGPGGYTAAIRASQLGQSVLIVDKEYVGGVCLNVGCIPSKALISAAHQYEAASHGEALGIKAENVTVDFGKVQEFKNGVVKKLTGGVASLLKGNKVQYFNGEVMFINENEARVFNDQEAPRYRFKNCIIATGSRPIELKAFPFGGRIVSSTGALSLPEVPKSLVVIGGGYIGIELGQMYSKFGAQVTVIEGTSSILPGFDTEMSKLVAKKLKAQGVEIVTGAQAKSAEQTDNEVTVTYTVNGEDKQITADYLLVTVGRRPNTDGELGLDLINLKMTDRGLIEVDDQCRTSIPHIYAIGDIVAGPALAHKASYEAKVAAEAIAGLPSKVDYKCIPLVVFSDPECASVGYSEQEAKDKGHNVKVGRFPFAINGRALSLNATEGFVKIVSDADNGLVLGAQIAGIEASNLIAELGLAIEMGATVEDIALTIHAHPTLGEIAMEAAEVALGHPIHTIVK
- a CDS encoding dihydrolipoamide acetyltransferase family protein — protein: MAKFEYRFPELGEGLHEGEIIKVHIKPGDTVTDEDIIMEVQNDKAIVEVPCPVNGKVQEVLVKDGQVCHVGEVVAIIDAEGDVPEQAAPAHEEAAPAPAAPKAEEKAAAPAAPAAPAAPVAAEAPAEGGLVLATPSVRKYAREKGVQLSGVTGSGKNNRITREDVDHLAAGGSAAPAAAADNATVAAKEAGAAKPAPVAVQAGDRPEERLPFKGIRKIIAGAMSKSVYTAPHVTLMDEVDVTKLVELRSKSKALAEKKGVKLTYLPFIVKALVAALREFPIMNATLDEANQEIVLRKYYNIGIAADTDNGLIVPVVENADRKSIWMIGSEIKDLATRGRDGKLAPHELKGSTMTITNIGSAGGMFFTPVINFPEVAILGTGRISEKAVVKDGAIVAAPVMALSLSFDHRLIDGATAQNFMNYIKQLLADPELLVMEV
- a CDS encoding alpha-ketoacid dehydrogenase subunit beta — protein: MAQMNMKEAIRDAMRVELRKDPNVLVFGEDVGKVGGVFRATEGLQAEFGEDRVFDTPLAESAIAGLAVGMGTQGFRPVAEIQFVGFIYEALDQMFIQAARMRYRSGGRYNSPIVFRTPFGGGVKAAELHTDSLEGLAIQTPGIKVIVPSNPYDAKGLLISAIRDNDPVFFMEHLNLYHAFRAEVPEDDYTVPIGKANVVREGSDVTIIAYGMMVHSAVKAADELEKEGIKAEVIDLRTLLPLDIDTIVASIQKTNRAIVVQEAQKTSGAAAEIIAQINEKAILHLEAPVLRVAGPDTVYPFAQIEDAWLPSPARIIANVKKVLEF
- the pdhA gene encoding pyruvate dehydrogenase (acetyl-transferring) E1 component subunit alpha, which codes for MTKLPYEVQTEPVTPLSILSPEGEIINPDAMPDLSDEQLKEIMYRMVFTRTWDERAVNLGRQGRLGFYAPVSGQEASMVGSEYALNKEDYVCPGYRDMPQLVWHGLPLYQAFLYSRGHQHGGQIPEDVNVLMPQIIIGAQILHATGLGMAFKKRGEKRVAITYTGDGGSSEGDFYEGLNFAGVFKLPVIYAVQNNGYAITTPFAKQTAAPSIAHKAIAAGIKGVQVDGMDVLAVYKAVSEAAERGRNGEGATLIEILTYRFRPHSMADDTTKYRTKDEEAEWALKDPLVRFGKFLEAKGLWSEEETARVKEEAKATVNEHIKKAEQTEKMTIAGLIDSMFETTPQHLEEQKADFE
- a CDS encoding alpha/beta hydrolase gives rise to the protein MTSPQYLKRTIVKETVVSRYLPEGSRELRVYLPPGYNEIISYPVIYCQDGEDFFNFGRIATLANKLILEADMEPIIIVGVDVDKSKRTAEYAPDGDRHASYIRFFVEEMIPYVASRYTVRDEPGQVILAGDSLGATVSLHIALAYPGRFTKLISFSGAYFPVSRELTRQHPESLEWLKLFMTVGLQETAFETTDRGVYDFVALNRDMKAVLESKGSGLTYIERDGLHQWGYWQKQVPEALEWAFNPTAL
- a CDS encoding low molecular weight protein-tyrosine-phosphatase, giving the protein MAEAVLRHMVKQQGLEELVEIDSAGTGDWHIGKPPHEGTRRLLEGYGIGYEGMKARQVRSEDYAEFDYIICMDSQNEQDIRQWLPQGSTRAKTMKFMDLLPQRGIADVPDPYYTGNFEEVYEMVEAGCRKLLALIREPLD
- a CDS encoding trimeric intracellular cation channel family protein translates to MDIFSWFSIIGTIAFAVSGAIVAMEEEYDILGVFVLGLVTAFGGGVVRNMLIGMPITTLWSQGLFLKTAIISVLVAFLLPVDWIQRWQRSEAFFDAIGLSAFAIQGALAATTMKVPVSAVIVAAVLTGIGGGMIRDLLAGRKPLVLRDEIYAVWAMVGGVIIGLGWAQTPLELLGLFVLIIIFRMLSVHYRWKLPRRSLKLAAAAKQKSQQMTGDEQK